In Quercus robur chromosome 11, dhQueRobu3.1, whole genome shotgun sequence, the following proteins share a genomic window:
- the LOC126705798 gene encoding homeobox-leucine zipper protein HOX17-like has translation MEDDEACNTKLRLGLGLGDYVPRKKRHDEKAKPVVSLDLAFAMRPKQEAMNVDHKADRSSFKKMERDHEYPSKENGSNNNKKDGGRKKLRLSKEQSSLLEDSFKIHSTLTPAQKQALSQQLNLKPRQVEVWFQNRRARTKLKQTEVDCEFLKKCCESLSEENKRLKKELQELRSLKVGPSPLYIQIQKAATLTMCTSCEKSIKANEVKGNEAVFDVVRKNNNKLQSGLDGSN, from the exons ATGGAAGATGATGAAGCATGCAACACAAAGCTCCGTCTTGGACTTGGCTTGGGTGACTATGTTCCGAGGAAAAAGAGACATGATGAGAAGGCTAAGCCTGTGGTTTCCTTGGACTTAGCGTTTGCTATGCGCCCAAAACAAGAAGCTATGAACGTTGATCATAAGGCAGATAGATCAAGTTTCAAGAAAATGGAGAGAGACCATGAATACCCAAGTAAGGAAAATGGTTCCAATAACAACAAGAAGGATGGAGGGAGAAAGAAACTGAGGCTCTCAAAAGAGCAATCTTCCTTGCTTGAAGATAGCTTCAAAATTCACAGCACCCTTACTCCG GCACAGAAACAGGCACTTTCTCAGCAATTGAATCTGAAGCCTAGACAAGTGGAAGTTTGGTTTCAAAACAGAAGAGCAAG AACCAAGCTGAAGCAAACAGAAGTAGACTGTGAATTCTTGAAGAAATGCTGTGAAAGTTTGAGTGAAGAGAAtaaaagattgaagaaagaaCTACAGGAGCTACGATCATTAAAAGTTGGACCATCACCATTATACATTCAGATCCAAAAGGCTGCAACTCTTACAATGTGCACATCGTGTGAGAAAAGCATAAAAGCTAATGAAGTGAAGGGTAATGAGGCCGTCTTTGATGTGGTCCggaagaataataataaattgcagAGCGGCTTGGATGGCTCAAACTGA